AGGAAGCAGGAGTCCAGGGTTTTAGCCCCAGGCCTCAGCCTCGAgattcctgactcccagccctcctgctccaagCGCATAACCTGCTCCTTTCACAGAGTCAGGAACAGAAGCAAAAAATCCTGATTTCCTCCAGCTCTTCCTTCTCAtggcccccagccctgacccccagaaAAGAGGCAGAACAAAGGAGTCCTAATATCTGTCTCCAAGCTGATCTctgtctgtcccctgcaggtcctGCCAGAGGAGGAGAATCATGGCTCAGGTCCCAGCAGTTTTCTGATGCCCTACCAGTCTCATCAGGGCAGCTTTCATCTCCTGGTTCCTCAGGGTGTAGATGAGGGGGTTCAGAAACGGGGTCACCGTGGTGTAGAACACAGCCACCACGCTGTCGAGAGGGTGCTGGGAGCCTGGCCTGAAGTAGGTGAAGGTCAGGGGCACACAGTAGATGAATACGACGGTGACATGAGCCACACAGGTGGAGAAGGCCCGGTGCCTACCCTGGAAGGAGCGTATCCTCAGGATGGCCGAGATGATGCAGACATAGGATGTCAGGATCAGGAGGAATAAGGTGATGGCCAGGAAGCCGATATTCCCAAATGCCACCATTTCATTGAGTGCTGTGTCCCCGCAGGCCAGCTTCAGCACAGCTAGGACGTCACAGAAGATGTAGCCTACCCAGATGTCACGGCCATAGTGCAGTCGTAAGGTGAGCAAGGTCTGTATGGTGGAGTGTATGGAGCCCACAAGCCAGGTCCCCGCGGCCAGGCACAGGCAGGCTCTGCGGTTCATAATGACGCCGTAGCGCAGGGGGTTGTAGATGGCCAGGACACGGTCGTAGGCCATGACCGTGTAGAGGAGACACTCGGTGCAACCGAGGAAGTGGAAGAAGAAGAGCTGAGCCACGCAGCCCTGGAAGGAGATGTCCCCACCGCCTGGCAGAAATGTGGCCACCACCTTGGGCACCACCACGGAGGAGACCGCCACGTCTATGAAGGACAAGTGGCAGAGGAACCAGTACATGGGCTTGTGGAGATGGCGATCCAGGACCACCGCCAGCAGGACAAGCAGGTTCCCGCAGAGCGTCAACAGGTagatgaggaggaagaagaggaacaaGGGCACCCGCAGTGCTGGGGGGTACGGGAGCCCCACCAGGATAAAATGAGTTAGTTGGGACCGGTTCCCGCACTCCATTCTATCTGTTTGTGTGTAGGCAGGTGAAACCGAGAGGTCAGGGATGAATGAGCAGAGACACCATGAATGACATTTGCTGGGATGTTTGGGATAGAACTCGCCCACGTGCAGGGGAAGAATCAAGACCAGAAGTCCTGACTCCCGGCCTCTGCTGCCTATTAGACCCTGCTCCAGTCTAAGAACCGGGAGCTGAATTCAGGAGTCCTGTTAACCAGCCACCCGACcgtccctgctctaaccactggaccccacttacctcccagagctggaagtaCAACCCAGGAATCCTGCCTCTCTCCCTAGCCCCGTCTTCCTACATCTCACTCACCTCACAGCAGAGAAGAAAATCCAGAAACCCGACCCCAGCCCCCGTCTTACCCTCTAGACCCCattccccttccagagctgggagggcagccCTCCAACTCAGAGTCCTCACCCCTCGTGCCCTCTCCCCAGAGTCAAACCTCCTGAAGCCCCAACATGACAAGGGGAAACCCTTCTAAAGCCTcctcccaatgacttcagtggccAGTCCCCATGCTGGCCCCATGGTGCAGGTTGGATTTCAGCCCTGGGGCACCAAGGAGTGGATGGGTCAGGCTCAACTGATAAGTGAATTGGGATAGGAAGAAACTCCTGGTATGGGAAGCGATTGCTGGCACTGTCCACTCAGGAGGTGTTTGTCCCTTCCTGGGCTGCCCATTTGGGCCCCCATTAAGTAAGAAGTGGCTGTTCCAGGGTATAAAGGACTCACTGGCCATTGGAGGTGGGACTTTCCACCAGTGTGGGACCTGGCCCCATGGTGaagaagagcagcagagagagactgATGTGGGTGACAGACCAGCCCGTTGGGTGCCTGTCTGGATACAGTTACCTAGCGTGCATCCAAGCTGCAATGCTGTGACTTGGACTTCAAGGATTTCCCACTTGCTCTCTTCTATTCTCTGAGATCTCCCTCAAATCCCCCTGATCAAACATTTCGGGCTTTGGCTGCAGAGGGATGCAAACTTCAATCTGGCAAGAGCTCAGGAGAAAAGTCTCCTATTGGAGACCATCCCAGAGTTTCCTCCTTcagggcccctgcccctgccttcaGCTCTGGCGTCTCCtttcttgctgctgcttcttATAGCCTGAGTGCACTCCTCTGTGCTGTCACCTCTTCCCTCTTGTGTTTTTCTCTTCCCACCTCCAAACCACTCACATCTGTGCTGATATGAAGCTGTtggcatttgttttattttcggTGACTAATGAGGTCCCCCACTGGCAAATCCCGATGGTCCTCATTAGACGTGGTCAAAGGAAGGAGACAGGGCGTTGACTGAGCAATTAAAGGAAACCGTGGAGTGGAAAAGGGTGGTACTACAAGGAACGGTGTTTGGCTCAGTAAGGTGAGGGGGGGCATCTCCCCTCACACCCCGTGCTGATCACAATGGTCCGGCATGGCGCCGGGGGTCTGTTttctgggagtgggaggaggggtcAGCACGCTGTGTTTCTGAGCCCAAGGTGGCATTcgcagcggggggcagggggcgatGCTGCATTGCAGGAATCAAAGCGGCGAGTCGGCCAGGTGGTGCTCTCCGCTATGAGTCAGAGCTGACCACAATACAACAGTGTGGTGCTAGGGGGCGCTGTTCTTCAGGGCAGTGGAGGAGGGGCCTCTAGAGATGGAGCTGTCCACCAGCCGCAGTACTGAACCCGACCCGATGCCCCGACGCATTGCTATGGcacgctgtgctgcagggagcaaggccagGCCTCAGTATTGCAGAGACTCATCCACCTCCCACACCAGTAACCTCTTCCCTTCtccaccccacactccccaccaTGAGTAGGTAGCTTGTCCCCTTCCCTGTCGCACCCTGCTTTTCCCTGGGTACCAATACTTCATTTTTCCTTCTTACCTGCACACCATGTCCACCCACACACCACTTCCTTCCCTCCCGCGCTCCACATAgctttgcaaacacacacaccaatTCCCCATCCCTTCTGTACCCCACTctcccacacacaaacaccaGGTTACCCTCCCTATTGCACCTCAcattcctccacacacacacacacacacacacactccactctGTCTTGCACACCTAGTCTCTCTACTCACACACACAACGGTTCCTTTCCCTCCTGCACCTTTCCCCCACAAACTTTTGCTGCCCTCTCAATTGATTTTGgagccaaaaaataaaataaaatactgtgACTGGTGTTTTTGCTGTTATTTTTCATAACTCGAAATTTAGCTGCCAGGATATAAAATGTGCTTTAGAGAAACTCAAAGAAATTCCAACTTGCAGAACAGCTGGCCTTCATTTTAGTCCTCAATTGGAGTAAAGCCATAGAGTTCACCCAGAGGAgctgccctatttcaaaatggtcaCTCTCACCCTCACTTCAGCAAGAAGGAAACTGGTAATGAAACACTTTTTAGGTTACTTCACACATCCTGTGGCGTAAGCCCTGCTGAAAACAATGGGACATGGAGGACCACAGATGGGGTCAGATATTTCCTGCGGCTGATCAAGAACAACGGTACACAGCAGTCTTTTTGGATGAGGGCTATTCTACATGGACATCTCTATAGTAGCCTGTTGTTCATCAGACCCTTCCAAAATAGAAATTTTCCCTTAGGAAAAATAATGTGGAGGATGACCATTAATGCTAATTAAAGTCTTTGACTGTAGCTAAGACAGATGATTTCAGTGAATTCTGACCATGAAAGAAGTTTGACATCTCTTAGTTATTCTGACATATTGTTATTAAGATCCTTCAGCTCCATCAGCCAAAGAAATGAACATAAAAACACGAGAATGACCACACTGaaccagaccaaaggtccatc
The window above is part of the Carettochelys insculpta isolate YL-2023 chromosome 32, ASM3395843v1, whole genome shotgun sequence genome. Proteins encoded here:
- the LOC142004541 gene encoding olfactory receptor 10G6-like, which codes for MECGNRSQLTHFILVGLPYPPALRVPLFLFFLLIYLLTLCGNLLVLLAVVLDRHLHKPMYWFLCHLSFIDVAVSSVVVPKVVATFLPGGGDISFQGCVAQLFFFHFLGCTECLLYTVMAYDRVLAIYNPLRYGVIMNRRACLCLAAGTWLVGSIHSTIQTLLTLRLHYGRDIWVGYIFCDVLAVLKLACGDTALNEMVAFGNIGFLAITLFLLILTSYVCIISAILRIRSFQGRHRAFSTCVAHVTVVFIYCVPLTFTYFRPGSQHPLDSVVAVFYTTVTPFLNPLIYTLRNQEMKAALMRLVGHQKTAGT